A genomic region of Ewingella sp. CoE-038-23 contains the following coding sequences:
- a CDS encoding threo-3-hydroxy-L-aspartate ammonia-lyase — MSDVALPVYADVAAAAHRIEPYVRKTPVMTSRTADEELGAKLFFKCENYQHMGAFKFRGAMNALLQFSDEQKRAGVVAFSSGNHAQAIALCARMLGIPATILMPKDAPQAKISATEGYGGKVVLFDRYTEDREQIGRDLAQKHGLTLIPPYDHPHIIAGQGTAAKELFEEVGELDALFVCLGGGGLLSGSALAARALSPNCWVYGVEPLAGNDGQQSFRSGKRVKIETPKTIADGVQTQQLGHQTFEIIRRNVDDVLTVTDEQLVQSMHFFAERMKMVVEPTGCLGHAAARTVKEQLAGKRVGVIISGGNVDIARYCQLLAGVN; from the coding sequence ATGAGTGATGTTGCCTTGCCTGTTTATGCTGATGTTGCTGCCGCTGCCCACCGAATCGAACCCTATGTGAGAAAAACCCCGGTCATGACATCGCGCACCGCCGATGAAGAGCTGGGAGCCAAGCTGTTCTTCAAATGTGAAAACTACCAGCACATGGGCGCTTTTAAATTTCGTGGCGCGATGAACGCCCTGTTGCAGTTTAGCGATGAGCAGAAGCGGGCGGGCGTGGTGGCGTTTTCATCGGGCAACCACGCGCAGGCCATCGCGCTGTGTGCCAGAATGCTGGGGATCCCTGCGACCATTTTGATGCCGAAGGACGCGCCGCAGGCCAAAATCTCTGCCACCGAGGGCTATGGCGGCAAGGTGGTGTTGTTTGATCGTTATACCGAAGATCGCGAGCAGATCGGCCGCGATCTGGCGCAAAAGCACGGCCTGACGCTGATCCCGCCTTACGACCATCCGCACATAATTGCCGGGCAGGGCACGGCGGCCAAGGAGCTTTTCGAGGAAGTGGGCGAGCTGGACGCGCTGTTTGTCTGTCTGGGCGGCGGCGGTTTGCTCTCCGGCTCGGCGCTGGCTGCGCGGGCGCTTTCACCAAATTGCTGGGTCTACGGAGTCGAGCCGCTGGCGGGCAATGACGGTCAGCAGTCGTTTCGCAGCGGCAAGCGGGTGAAGATTGAAACGCCTAAAACCATTGCCGATGGCGTGCAGACGCAGCAACTGGGCCACCAAACTTTTGAAATCATTCGCCGCAACGTGGATGACGTGCTGACCGTGACCGATGAGCAACTGGTGCAATCCATGCACTTCTTCGCCGAGCGGATGAAAATGGTGGTAGAGCCGACCGGCTGTCTGGGCCATGCCGCCGCGCGCACGGTGAAAGAGCAGCTTGCAGGTAAACGAGTCGGGGTGATCATCAGCGGCGGCAATGTGGATATCGCTCGCTACTGTCAGCTGTTGGCCGGGGTTAACTGA
- a CDS encoding helix-turn-helix transcriptional regulator produces the protein MSGSSEKWLLDQLNAVAAGLGETFAPFAEVVLHDLRDPQHSIIAVHNNLSGRQVGEPTTEMGLARIASPDYPSLITNYANKFADGRPAKSTSIGIKDPQGKYIAALCINVDMTLFRGMQSALAQFTSIATDSVSETLGPAGTEAIRQYIDKFAARLASTPRALKTAERKLLMRELQENGLLEVKKSMDTVAQHLGVSRASIYLYAKE, from the coding sequence ATGTCAGGATCGTCAGAGAAGTGGCTGCTCGACCAGCTCAACGCGGTAGCCGCAGGGCTAGGAGAAACCTTTGCGCCCTTTGCCGAAGTGGTGCTGCACGATCTTCGCGACCCGCAGCATTCGATCATTGCGGTACACAATAATTTGTCCGGCCGACAGGTTGGCGAACCTACCACCGAGATGGGGCTGGCGCGTATCGCTTCCCCCGATTACCCGAGCCTTATCACCAATTACGCCAATAAATTCGCGGATGGCAGGCCAGCGAAAAGCACCTCGATCGGCATTAAAGATCCGCAAGGGAAGTACATCGCCGCGCTCTGCATCAACGTCGATATGACGCTGTTTCGCGGCATGCAGAGCGCGCTGGCGCAGTTCACCAGCATCGCGACTGACAGCGTGAGCGAGACGCTGGGACCGGCGGGCACCGAGGCTATTCGGCAATATATCGATAAGTTTGCTGCCCGGCTGGCCTCCACGCCGCGCGCGCTGAAAACCGCCGAACGCAAACTGCTGATGCGCGAGTTGCAGGAAAATGGCCTGCTGGAAGTGAAAAAATCAATGGATACCGTGGCGCAGCATTTGGGGGTGTCCCGCGCCTCGATTTATCTGTACGCCAAAGAGTAA
- a CDS encoding TetR family transcriptional regulator: MTERRAPQISSRKQPLQARSTELVATILTAATQVLAKEGAQRFTTARVAEKAGVSIGSLYQYFPNKAAILFRLQRDEWQQTTDMLRSILNDDEKTPLQRLRNLVHAFIHSECEEAEMRVALNDAAPLYRDAPEAQEVRVKGDAIVDVFMQKALPDASPETRALAGDLITNALSATGKQFSETPRTAAEIDTYANAMADMFCAYLVSLQK; the protein is encoded by the coding sequence ATGACTGAACGCCGCGCCCCACAAATTTCATCGAGAAAACAACCACTTCAGGCGAGATCGACCGAGCTGGTGGCGACTATCCTGACGGCGGCTACTCAGGTTCTGGCCAAGGAAGGGGCGCAGCGTTTCACTACCGCGCGGGTGGCGGAGAAGGCCGGGGTGAGCATCGGCTCGCTCTACCAATATTTCCCCAATAAGGCGGCGATTCTGTTCCGTTTGCAGCGCGACGAGTGGCAGCAGACCACCGATATGCTGCGCAGTATCTTGAATGATGATGAGAAAACGCCGTTACAGCGGCTGCGCAACTTGGTCCACGCTTTTATTCATTCGGAGTGCGAAGAGGCGGAGATGCGCGTGGCGCTCAATGACGCCGCGCCGCTGTATCGCGATGCGCCAGAGGCGCAGGAAGTGAGGGTGAAAGGGGACGCCATCGTCGACGTTTTCATGCAAAAAGCCTTGCCCGACGCCAGCCCCGAGACGCGCGCACTGGCGGGCGACCTGATCACCAACGCGCTAAGCGCCACGGGTAAACAGTTCTCCGAAACCCCACGCACTGCCGCAGAAATCGACACCTACGCCAATGCGATGGCCGATATGTTCTGCGCTTATCTGGTTAGCCTGCAAAAATAG
- a CDS encoding O-methyltransferase codes for MNTLTSAPLAPLLDRLFAEARENLPAVDPALLNMSDDERKRLKQSKTEYVNLYSMLKDFPLAVSRETGALLYMLARSSNAKNIVEFGTSFAISTLHLAAALRDNGGGLLITSEFESSKVMRARENLQAGGVSDLVDIRQGDALQTLSADLPESIDMLLLDGAKALYPDILNLVESRLKPGALIIADDAEDSPEFLTYIRAENSGYLSVPFADDVELSMRLG; via the coding sequence ATGAATACTCTGACTTCCGCCCCACTCGCACCCCTACTTGATCGCTTATTTGCCGAGGCGCGAGAAAACTTACCGGCAGTCGATCCGGCGCTGCTCAACATGTCTGACGACGAGCGAAAACGCCTCAAGCAAAGCAAAACCGAATACGTCAATCTGTACAGTATGCTGAAGGATTTCCCCCTTGCGGTATCGCGCGAAACCGGCGCGCTGCTCTACATGCTGGCGCGCTCGAGCAATGCCAAAAACATCGTTGAGTTCGGCACCTCGTTTGCCATTTCCACCTTGCACCTCGCGGCCGCGCTGCGCGACAACGGCGGCGGCTTGTTGATCACCAGCGAATTCGAATCTTCGAAAGTGATGCGCGCCAGAGAAAACCTGCAAGCTGGCGGGGTCAGCGATTTGGTAGATATCCGTCAAGGCGACGCGCTGCAAACTCTGAGCGCTGACCTGCCTGAAAGCATCGACATGCTGCTGCTCGACGGCGCCAAAGCACTTTATCCGGATATCCTAAATCTGGTGGAAAGCCGCCTGAAACCGGGCGCGCTGATCATCGCCGACGACGCCGAAGACAGCCCGGAGTTCCTGACCTACATCCGCGCCGAGAACAGCGGATACCTCTCCGTCCCCTTCGCCGACGACGTCGAATTATCGATGCGCCTAGGGTGA
- a CDS encoding alpha/beta hydrolase: protein MLKKTLTTLAAGLALAFAAQSAAFAEPVKNIVLVHGAFADGSGWQAVTKILDKAGYHVSIVQEPQTSLADDVAATRRILGQQTGKSLLVGHSYGGFIISEAGQDPSVAGLVYIAAFQPEKGETLAGLSAKIPQATQGIEQTSDHFLYLKPEVYHADFAADLPAAQANFMARSQVMPAAAIFGTPAAEPAWKTKPSWALVATQDRAINPDLERFMAKRADSKVVEVKASHAVFASQPQKVAELIEKAAQSLSK from the coding sequence ATGTTGAAGAAAACCCTGACGACTCTGGCAGCTGGTCTGGCACTGGCTTTTGCGGCACAGAGCGCGGCATTCGCCGAGCCGGTGAAAAATATCGTGTTGGTCCACGGCGCTTTCGCGGATGGTTCTGGCTGGCAGGCCGTAACCAAAATCTTGGACAAGGCTGGTTATCACGTGTCGATTGTGCAAGAACCGCAAACCTCGCTGGCCGATGACGTCGCCGCGACACGCCGCATTTTGGGCCAGCAGACGGGGAAATCTTTGCTGGTAGGGCATAGCTACGGTGGTTTTATCATTAGCGAAGCAGGGCAGGACCCGTCAGTGGCCGGGCTGGTGTATATCGCCGCTTTCCAACCCGAAAAAGGCGAAACGCTGGCGGGCCTGTCGGCAAAAATTCCGCAAGCCACTCAAGGCATTGAACAAACCAGCGACCACTTCTTATACCTGAAACCTGAGGTCTACCACGCCGACTTCGCCGCCGACCTGCCAGCGGCACAAGCCAACTTTATGGCCCGCTCTCAGGTGATGCCAGCCGCCGCTATCTTTGGCACCCCGGCCGCCGAACCGGCCTGGAAAACCAAGCCAAGCTGGGCATTGGTCGCAACCCAGGACCGCGCCATCAACCCAGATCTGGAACGCTTCATGGCGAAACGCGCCGACAGTAAAGTGGTTGAAGTGAAAGCCAGCCACGCCGTCTTCGCCTCACAGCCGCAAAAAGTCGCCGAACTGATTGAGAAAGCCGCGCAAAGCTTGTCGAAGTAA
- a CDS encoding MarR family winged helix-turn-helix transcriptional regulator: MTHRPRLAEQLCYSIYSTSIAIKRLYKPLLDAMGVTYPQYLVLNVLWEQGKQSIGGIGDTLALETSTLTPLLKRLENEGFIERVRNPQDERQVMISITDKGKQLEEESIRLSETLFCSSNLELKELQRLNQEIVALRDNIAQRNG, from the coding sequence GTGACACATCGTCCCCGCCTGGCGGAGCAGCTTTGTTATTCCATCTATTCCACTTCCATCGCCATCAAGCGGCTGTACAAGCCCCTGCTTGATGCCATGGGCGTGACCTACCCGCAATATCTGGTGCTAAACGTACTTTGGGAACAGGGGAAACAGTCTATTGGCGGCATTGGTGACACCCTGGCGCTGGAAACCAGTACCCTGACACCGTTACTTAAGCGTTTGGAAAATGAAGGTTTTATTGAGCGCGTGCGCAATCCGCAGGATGAGCGTCAGGTGATGATTTCCATCACGGACAAAGGAAAGCAGCTGGAAGAAGAGTCGATTCGCCTGTCCGAAACGCTGTTTTGCAGTTCGAATCTGGAGTTGAAAGAGTTACAGCGGCTGAATCAGGAGATCGTTGCGCTGCGCGACAATATCGCGCAGCGCAACGGTTAA
- the yghU gene encoding glutathione-dependent disulfide-bond oxidoreductase gives MSENNYQPPKVWVWNQQDGGNWSKINRPIAGPTHEKVLPIGKHPLQLYSLGTPNGQKVTILLEELLALGVTEAEYDAHLIRIGEGDQFSSGFVEVNPNSKIPALFDHSVTPPIRVFESGAILLYLAEKFGHFLPKEIAARTETLNWLFWLQGSAPYLGGGFGHFYNYAPFKIEYAINRFTMEAKRQLDVLDRQLANHRFIAGDEYSIADIAIWPWYGSLAQGGLYDAAEFLDLKSYKHFQRWAEEVANRPAVKRGRKVNRTFGDPADQLHERHDASDFDLRTEDKRQPK, from the coding sequence ATGTCGGAAAATAACTATCAGCCTCCAAAGGTTTGGGTATGGAATCAACAAGATGGCGGTAACTGGTCGAAGATAAATCGCCCGATTGCTGGTCCAACGCACGAGAAAGTGTTGCCAATCGGCAAGCACCCGTTGCAGCTCTATTCGCTAGGTACGCCAAACGGCCAAAAGGTGACGATTTTACTGGAAGAGCTGTTGGCACTGGGCGTGACCGAGGCGGAATATGACGCGCACCTGATTCGCATTGGCGAAGGCGATCAGTTCTCCAGCGGCTTTGTGGAAGTGAACCCGAACTCGAAAATTCCGGCGCTGTTTGACCACTCGGTAACGCCGCCGATCCGCGTTTTTGAATCTGGCGCGATCCTGTTGTATCTGGCAGAGAAGTTCGGCCATTTCTTGCCAAAAGAGATTGCTGCGCGCACTGAAACCCTGAACTGGTTGTTCTGGTTGCAAGGCTCTGCGCCTTATCTGGGCGGCGGTTTCGGCCATTTCTACAACTATGCGCCGTTCAAAATCGAATACGCCATCAACCGCTTTACCATGGAAGCGAAACGCCAGCTCGACGTGCTGGATCGCCAGTTAGCCAACCATCGCTTTATTGCGGGTGACGAGTATTCGATTGCGGATATTGCGATTTGGCCGTGGTACGGCAGCCTGGCGCAGGGCGGCCTGTACGACGCCGCTGAGTTCCTTGATCTCAAATCCTACAAGCACTTCCAGCGCTGGGCCGAAGAAGTGGCCAACCGCCCGGCAGTGAAACGCGGGCGCAAGGTAAACCGCACCTTCGGTGACCCGGCAGACCAACTCCACGAGCGCCATGACGCCTCGGATTTTGATCTGCGTACTGAAGATAAACGCCAGCCTAAATAG
- a CDS encoding Lrp/AsnC family transcriptional regulator, whose translation MNIDKIDRLLLKLLAQDARLSIKSLSEQVGLSAPATAERVRRLEENHIIEGFSITINLEALGYPLMAIVRVKPLAGQLHYVQKLIQQMPECSECDKVTGEDCFVMRLQVRSMQHLDEILDPIADYAQCNTSLVKATPVKRRLPPL comes from the coding sequence ATGAATATTGATAAAATCGACCGATTGCTCTTAAAACTGCTGGCGCAGGACGCGAGACTGTCGATTAAATCCCTTAGCGAGCAGGTGGGGTTATCGGCTCCGGCAACCGCCGAGCGGGTACGCAGGCTGGAAGAAAATCATATTATTGAAGGGTTTAGTATCACCATCAATCTTGAAGCACTGGGCTATCCGCTGATGGCGATAGTGCGCGTTAAGCCGCTAGCTGGGCAGTTACACTATGTGCAGAAGCTGATTCAGCAGATGCCAGAATGCAGCGAGTGCGACAAAGTCACCGGCGAAGATTGCTTCGTGATGCGCCTACAGGTCCGGTCGATGCAGCATCTCGATGAGATCCTGGATCCTATTGCTGATTACGCGCAGTGCAACACGTCGCTGGTTAAAGCCACGCCGGTAAAGCGTCGCCTGCCCCCTCTTTAA
- a CDS encoding zinc-dependent alcohol dehydrogenase family protein has translation MKQLEIADSYQLDDLRIVERQKPASPGPGEVMVKMGAVSLNFRDLLVATGNGHWRPTPGRVPGSDGAGRVVEVGEGVTRFAVGDRVITTILPNWIAGPMTEENSRGSLGGVAVDGVLAEYRVLNAESLVLAPDYLTDAQAATFPTAGLTAWHALQRAGKLGPDSTLLVQGTGGVSLFALQIGLAAGARVLATSGSDAKIERLKAMGAHATVNYQQRPEWSQDVLALTGGKGADVTVDIGGASTLHHSVKAAAHYGVICIVGLTGGLEATFNVSQVFFKNLRIEGIETGSREMLEAMLSWFSARQIVPVVDSIYSFENSREAFLHLQSGQHVGKVCITF, from the coding sequence ATGAAACAGCTTGAGATTGCCGACAGCTACCAACTGGATGATTTACGCATTGTCGAACGCCAGAAACCGGCATCGCCCGGCCCCGGCGAGGTGATGGTGAAAATGGGCGCGGTTTCGCTCAATTTCCGTGATTTGCTGGTCGCCACGGGTAACGGGCACTGGCGACCAACGCCGGGCCGCGTGCCGGGTTCCGACGGAGCAGGACGGGTGGTTGAAGTGGGCGAAGGCGTGACCCGTTTCGCCGTTGGCGATCGCGTCATCACCACCATTTTGCCCAATTGGATTGCCGGGCCGATGACCGAGGAAAACTCCAGAGGCTCACTGGGCGGTGTGGCGGTAGACGGCGTACTGGCCGAGTATCGCGTGCTGAATGCCGAGTCGCTGGTTCTGGCCCCTGACTATTTGACCGACGCTCAGGCCGCCACCTTCCCGACCGCCGGGCTCACCGCATGGCATGCCTTGCAGCGCGCCGGCAAGCTCGGCCCGGACAGCACGCTGCTGGTTCAGGGAACCGGCGGTGTTTCCCTGTTCGCCTTACAGATAGGCTTGGCTGCGGGAGCTAGAGTTCTGGCGACGTCAGGCTCAGATGCGAAGATTGAACGCCTCAAAGCCATGGGCGCGCACGCCACGGTGAATTACCAGCAGCGGCCGGAATGGAGCCAGGATGTTCTGGCATTAACGGGGGGCAAAGGAGCCGATGTCACAGTGGATATCGGCGGCGCCTCAACGTTGCACCACTCAGTGAAGGCCGCGGCGCATTATGGCGTCATTTGCATCGTCGGTCTGACCGGCGGCCTAGAAGCGACCTTTAACGTGTCACAGGTATTCTTCAAAAACCTGCGCATTGAGGGGATCGAGACCGGCTCGCGCGAAATGCTTGAAGCCATGCTCAGCTGGTTTAGCGCCCGGCAGATTGTGCCAGTGGTAGACAGTATTTATAGCTTTGAGAACAGCCGCGAGGCCTTCCTCCACCTGCAATCTGGCCAGCACGTGGGCAAAGTCTGCATCACCTTCTAA
- a CDS encoding carboxymuconolactone decarboxylase family protein codes for MTQRIDYAKASPEGYKAFGAVYSTLLKGSLPKALIDLVYLRVSQINGCAFCIDMHSRDLLKSGLSVEKLVLVPVWHEAGAVFTARERVALSWAESVTRVSETGVPDEEYAAAIAEFSEQELADLTYAIGLMNAFNRFGVAFRATPAAAAKA; via the coding sequence ATGACTCAACGTATCGACTACGCCAAAGCCTCCCCAGAGGGTTATAAAGCCTTTGGCGCCGTGTACTCAACGCTGCTGAAAGGCAGCTTGCCGAAGGCGCTGATTGACTTGGTTTACCTGCGCGTTTCCCAAATCAACGGCTGTGCGTTCTGTATTGATATGCACTCCCGCGACCTGCTGAAGTCGGGTTTATCGGTGGAAAAGCTGGTGCTGGTCCCGGTATGGCATGAGGCCGGTGCCGTGTTCACTGCCCGCGAGCGCGTGGCGCTGAGCTGGGCGGAAAGCGTCACTCGCGTTAGCGAAACCGGCGTGCCGGATGAAGAGTATGCGGCGGCCATCGCCGAGTTTAGCGAGCAGGAGCTGGCCGATCTCACTTATGCCATTGGCCTGATGAACGCCTTCAACCGTTTTGGCGTAGCTTTTCGCGCCACACCGGCCGCTGCCGCCAAGGCCTAA
- a CDS encoding SDR family oxidoreductase, with protein MSFELGLAGARVLVTGGTKGVGEAVVQVLREVGAKVITTARDVSQGARDDVHYIAADVSTAQGCAEVAAATLKQLGGIDVLVNVVGGSTAPGGGFAALDDEQWLSELNLNLLSAVRLDRALLPEMLKQGAGVIVHVTSIQHQLPLPESTTAYAAAKAALSTYSKSLSKEVTPQGVRVVRVSPGWVETTAAVAMAERLAEQAGTDYEGGKQIIMDSLGGIPLGRPAKPREVADLIAFVVSPRAASISGTEFVIDGGTIPTA; from the coding sequence ATGAGTTTTGAATTAGGTTTGGCGGGCGCGAGAGTTTTGGTTACCGGCGGCACCAAGGGCGTGGGCGAAGCCGTGGTGCAAGTTTTGCGAGAAGTGGGCGCGAAAGTGATTACCACCGCGCGGGATGTCTCCCAAGGCGCGAGGGATGATGTGCACTATATCGCCGCCGACGTCAGCACCGCGCAGGGCTGCGCCGAGGTCGCTGCCGCCACCTTAAAGCAGCTTGGCGGGATCGACGTGCTGGTTAACGTGGTGGGCGGCTCAACTGCGCCGGGCGGCGGTTTTGCCGCGCTGGATGACGAGCAGTGGCTGTCCGAGCTAAATCTCAATCTGCTGTCGGCGGTGCGGCTCGATCGCGCTCTGCTGCCAGAGATGCTCAAACAGGGCGCCGGGGTGATTGTCCACGTCACCTCTATTCAGCATCAGCTGCCGCTGCCGGAATCCACTACTGCCTATGCGGCGGCGAAAGCGGCGCTGTCCACTTACAGTAAAAGTCTGTCGAAAGAGGTGACGCCGCAGGGCGTGCGCGTGGTGCGCGTCTCGCCGGGCTGGGTGGAAACCACCGCCGCTGTGGCGATGGCCGAGCGCCTCGCCGAGCAGGCGGGCACGGATTACGAGGGCGGTAAGCAGATCATTATGGACTCTCTGGGAGGAATTCCGCTGGGACGACCGGCTAAACCGCGCGAGGTGGCCGACCTGATTGCCTTCGTGGTGTCGCCACGTGCGGCATCCATCAGCGGCACCGAGTTCGTTATTGACGGGGGCACCATCCCCACCGCCTAA
- a CDS encoding winged helix-turn-helix transcriptional regulator, which translates to MTTINENSAPPPQGQGHKYTRETAAIGVEKVIKLLDGRWKLLILFQLFGGRVLRFSDLERAIPAVSQKMLIQQLRQLESDGIVKRIVYPEVPPRVEYSLTEWGQDLCPVLDALLNWAALREAQAAD; encoded by the coding sequence ATGACAACGATAAATGAAAACAGCGCGCCCCCGCCGCAGGGCCAGGGCCACAAGTACACCCGTGAAACAGCCGCCATCGGCGTCGAAAAGGTGATTAAACTGCTGGATGGGCGGTGGAAACTGCTCATTCTGTTTCAACTTTTCGGCGGCCGGGTGCTGCGCTTCTCCGATCTTGAACGGGCAATCCCCGCGGTCTCGCAAAAGATGCTGATTCAGCAACTGCGTCAGTTGGAAAGTGACGGCATCGTCAAACGCATCGTCTACCCCGAAGTCCCGCCGCGAGTGGAATACTCGCTGACGGAATGGGGGCAAGACCTCTGTCCGGTGCTCGACGCTTTGCTGAATTGGGCGGCACTGCGTGAAGCGCAGGCGGCGGACTAG
- a CDS encoding MBL fold metallo-hydrolase has product MSKPALKWDVLTIKRPGLSRDIPAGLESLMWVANSATLIYGEKDAVLVDTFLTKEQSQTLLDWVIASGKNLTTIYITHGHGDHFFGLAPLLEHFPQARAVAAPAIVKAMHAHLAPASVDGFWRKLFPGEIDDRLIAAEPLSSDEFELEGHKLLVVHTGRTDTAESTSLYVPSLELIVAGDVVYNGIHPFLGETDKQSRLEWIAALDTLAALKPAYVVAGHKVPENDDAPENIAKTKQYLLDFNRLAEETDSAGQLYQAMLALYPTRVNPGSLWKASQLTKPAQ; this is encoded by the coding sequence ATGAGCAAACCCGCCCTGAAATGGGATGTTTTAACCATTAAACGCCCTGGCCTAAGCCGGGATATTCCTGCCGGCCTCGAGTCGCTGATGTGGGTCGCTAATTCAGCCACCCTGATTTATGGCGAGAAAGACGCCGTGCTGGTCGATACCTTCCTGACCAAAGAGCAGTCGCAAACGCTGTTGGACTGGGTGATTGCCAGCGGCAAAAACCTGACCACGATCTACATCACCCACGGCCACGGTGACCACTTCTTCGGGCTGGCCCCGCTCTTGGAACACTTCCCGCAGGCCCGCGCGGTGGCGGCTCCGGCCATTGTTAAGGCGATGCATGCCCACCTTGCTCCGGCTTCGGTGGACGGTTTCTGGCGCAAGCTGTTTCCGGGTGAAATCGACGACCGGCTGATTGCCGCCGAGCCGCTGAGCAGCGACGAGTTCGAGCTGGAAGGGCACAAGCTGTTGGTGGTGCATACTGGCCGCACGGATACTGCGGAATCCACCAGCCTGTATGTCCCCTCCCTCGAGTTAATCGTGGCGGGTGACGTGGTATACAACGGCATTCACCCTTTTCTTGGGGAGACGGATAAGCAGAGTCGGCTGGAGTGGATTGCCGCGCTGGACACCCTTGCGGCGCTCAAGCCAGCTTATGTAGTGGCGGGCCATAAAGTGCCGGAAAACGACGACGCGCCGGAGAATATTGCCAAAACTAAACAGTATTTGCTGGACTTCAATCGTCTCGCCGAGGAAACCGACAGCGCCGGGCAGCTTTATCAGGCCATGCTGGCGCTCTACCCAACCCGCGTTAACCCCGGCTCCCTGTGGAAGGCATCGCAGCTGACGAAGCCAGCGCAGTGA
- a CDS encoding TetR/AcrR family transcriptional regulator, whose product MNSPAEADKRGRRGPKPNLNTRTNLVQAGLQTFHREGFAATGIQSIVEQAGVPKGSFYNHFDSKETFGASVVDAYFERAQARLDSAFGNAELAPLARLEAYFDSLIVAFRDNKFSKGCLMGNLSAEIADHSEAIRLRLVEQFAAWCQVIENCLLDAQRQGQLDSNLSAKSLSDFILNSWEGALLRMRVEKNDSPLLEFKQFVFGHLLG is encoded by the coding sequence ATGAACAGCCCTGCTGAAGCTGATAAGAGAGGCCGCCGTGGGCCGAAGCCCAACCTGAATACCCGCACCAATCTAGTTCAGGCCGGGCTGCAAACCTTCCATCGCGAAGGCTTTGCCGCGACGGGCATTCAGAGCATCGTTGAGCAGGCGGGCGTGCCGAAAGGCTCTTTCTACAACCATTTCGACAGCAAAGAGACCTTTGGCGCCTCGGTGGTGGATGCCTATTTCGAGCGCGCACAGGCCAGACTGGATAGCGCGTTCGGCAATGCCGAGCTGGCGCCGCTGGCTCGGCTGGAGGCCTATTTCGACAGCCTGATCGTGGCTTTTCGCGACAACAAGTTCAGTAAAGGCTGCCTGATGGGCAATCTCAGCGCCGAAATCGCCGACCACAGCGAAGCCATTCGCCTGCGCCTGGTGGAGCAGTTCGCCGCCTGGTGTCAGGTGATTGAAAATTGCCTGCTGGACGCTCAGCGCCAAGGGCAGCTCGACAGTAATTTGTCCGCCAAGTCACTGAGTGACTTCATTCTAAATTCTTGGGAAGGCGCGCTGCTGCGCATGCGAGTGGAGAAGAACGACTCGCCTTTGCTGGAGTTTAAGCAGTTTGTTTTTGGGCATTTGCTGGGCTAG
- the pnuC gene encoding nicotinamide riboside transporter PnuC, with the protein MLSYFSIHNIMVNIPLGKDGYQLSWIEAIGTLFGLINIWLASREKTINYLFGLLNVTLFTAIFFQIQLYASMMLQVFFFVANVVGWVIWYKDDKKEAPAIKIRWMSLNSFVVTAVVSVLFILLMTFNIDGIFSWLTGVAFALLSKMGVNAAAPQLLPDAWPLADSTILVLSIVATVLMIKKYVENWIIWCALDVISVALYAVQGVYVMSIEYAILIGIAAFGSWSWIKSAKEHGSRPLRPASSSPLAEGLVSEKV; encoded by the coding sequence ATGCTTTCCTATTTCAGCATTCACAACATCATGGTTAATATCCCGCTCGGCAAAGACGGCTATCAATTATCTTGGATCGAGGCGATTGGCACGCTGTTTGGCTTGATCAACATCTGGCTCGCCAGCCGCGAGAAGACCATCAACTATCTGTTTGGCTTGTTAAACGTCACCCTGTTTACGGCGATCTTTTTCCAAATTCAGCTTTACGCCAGCATGATGCTGCAAGTGTTCTTCTTCGTCGCCAACGTGGTCGGTTGGGTGATTTGGTATAAAGATGACAAAAAAGAGGCCCCGGCGATCAAGATCCGCTGGATGTCGCTCAACAGCTTTGTGGTGACGGCGGTGGTCAGCGTGCTGTTTATCCTGCTGATGACCTTCAACATTGACGGTATTTTCTCGTGGCTGACCGGCGTTGCCTTCGCGCTGCTGTCAAAAATGGGCGTCAACGCCGCCGCGCCGCAGCTGTTGCCGGACGCCTGGCCGTTGGCGGATTCCACCATTCTGGTACTGTCGATCGTGGCGACGGTATTGATGATTAAAAAGTATGTGGAGAACTGGATCATCTGGTGCGCGCTGGATGTCATCAGCGTGGCGCTGTACGCGGTGCAAGGGGTGTATGTGATGTCGATTGAATACGCGATTTTGATTGGCATCGCGGCGTTTGGCTCATGGTCGTGGATCAAATCGGCGAAAGAGCACGGCTCGCGGCCGCTGCGCCCGGCCTCTTCAAGCCCGCTCGCCGAGGGGCTGGTTTCCGAGAAAGTTTGA